One window of the Leishmania panamensis strain MHOM/PA/94/PSC-1 chromosome 12 sequence genome contains the following:
- a CDS encoding cytochrome c oxidase subunit IV (TriTrypDB/GeneDB-style sysID: LpmP.12.0670): MFTRRAVSSALGAAAVAMSSSLSVQRRYDHDRWYGHALELDTHNYKFNGEPPSWMKAHAKTEEETNFAKSVLPHIDFASSYECLLFDADRLNTHLNRKEFGNEIKYRLEKQANTVARAQQLLKDRKAGTGPDAEKSENVLIARVFDEEHVQAEMKYVKCIRANELAEDNRLDILPGGSPNSLREKTRWNLNTELHPADRAEIGARLTAWLPEKYHIVYFDDFQTVAANDTTARREMLEIVESVRKEYTAEAKEGGYESDLRETVAELLDDVDPTRAITMEAIKGCSNLQQLEDWSHQVHEYNGDHRIIEIYARAAEITKNAEHQELVKQMREWRKLATRN; encoded by the coding sequence atgtTTACGCGCCGCGCCGTGTCGTCTGCGcttggcgccgccgctgtggcgatgtcgtcgtcgctgtctgTGCAGCGACGCTACGATCACGACCGCTGGTACGGCCACGCACTGGAGCTGGACACACACAACTACAAGTTCAACGGCGAGCCGCCAAGCTGGATGAAGGCGCACGCgaagacagaggaggagaccaACTTTGCGAAGAGTGTTCTGCCGCACATTGACTTCGCCTCCAGCTACGAGTGCTTACTCTTCGACGCAGATCGTCTAAACACTCACCTCAACCGCAAGGAGTTCGGGAATGAGATCAAGTACCGCCTCGAGAAGCAGGCCAACACTGTCGCCcgagcacagcagctgctcaaggaCAGGAAGGCCGGGACCGGCCCGGATGCTGAGAAGTCTGAGAATGTGCTCATCGCCCGCGTATTCGATGAGGAGCACGTGCAGGCAGAGATGAAGTACGTCAAGTGCATCCGTGCGAATGAGTTGGCCGAGGATAACCGCCTCGATATCCTGCCCGGTGGCTCGCCCAACTCGCTGCGTGAGAAGACGCGCTGGAACCTCAACACAGAACTTCACCCGGCCGACCGTGCGGAGATTGGTGCTCGCCTAACGGCGTGGCTGCCGGAGAAGTACCACATCGTCTACTTCGATGACTTTCAGACTGTGGCCGCCAACGACACGACCGCGCGGAGGGAGATGCTCGAGATTGTGGAGAGTGTGAGGAAAGAGTACACCGCAGAGGCAAAGGAGGGCGGCTACGAGAGCGACCTCAGGGAAaccgtggcggagctgctggacgaCGTCGACCCGACCCGCGCCATCACGATGGAAGCCATCAAGGGGTGTAGTAACTTGCAGCAGCTAGAGGACTGGTCCCACCAGGTCCACGAGTACAACGGCGACCACCGCATCATCGAGATCTACGCCCGCGCTGCCGAGATTACGAAAAACGCCGAGCACCAAGAGCTGGTGAAGCAGATGCGCGAGTGGCGCAAGCTGGCCACGCGGAACTAG